One genomic segment of Clostridium saccharoperbutylacetonicum N1-4(HMT) includes these proteins:
- a CDS encoding XkdQ/YqbQ family protein, producing MIRIYSLYDGWDLTEITAVCKNVELSASVDQPARKCTFTMAYSLTDNNQPRVQIGPGTLISIIEEDYGEIFRGEVVDRTLTSSSQEESFTCYDYMRFLMKSSTSMNIKNMPPEGVAAKSCEEVNITTGEIIATGKPINRLCPNKTYYNIIMECYSEASKQNGKQYIPIMRADKLSIIEKGRVVSNYVIQSSKDDTYNNNLIDMTYKDSLENMINRVVIFDADNNYVDKVENSSLVSSYGLFQDSYSIEDGKDPYNVAQNKLYAFDEEIELEALGNYSCLTGYAVKTKIWYLGLLNNATVYINADTHTWECGTGKYTMKLTVSLSNKMDLQEVDS from the coding sequence ATGATTAGGATATATAGCTTATACGATGGCTGGGATTTAACAGAAATAACAGCAGTATGTAAAAATGTTGAACTATCAGCCTCAGTTGATCAGCCAGCAAGAAAATGCACCTTTACTATGGCTTATTCTTTAACAGATAATAATCAACCAAGAGTTCAAATAGGACCTGGAACCTTAATTAGTATTATTGAAGAAGATTATGGAGAAATTTTTAGAGGAGAAGTTGTAGATAGAACTTTAACAAGTTCTAGCCAAGAGGAGTCCTTCACTTGTTATGATTACATGAGATTTCTTATGAAGTCCTCAACTAGTATGAATATTAAAAATATGCCTCCAGAAGGCGTTGCAGCTAAATCTTGTGAAGAAGTTAATATAACAACAGGGGAGATAATCGCAACTGGAAAGCCTATAAATAGGCTTTGCCCAAATAAGACTTACTACAACATAATTATGGAATGCTATAGTGAAGCTAGTAAGCAAAATGGAAAACAATATATTCCCATAATGAGAGCAGATAAGTTAAGCATAATTGAAAAAGGACGGGTTGTTTCAAATTATGTTATTCAATCAAGTAAGGATGATACTTACAACAATAATTTGATTGATATGACTTATAAGGATTCATTAGAGAATATGATAAATAGAGTTGTAATTTTTGATGCTGATAATAATTATGTGGATAAAGTAGAAAACTCAAGCCTTGTAAGTAGTTATGGACTTTTTCAAGACTCTTATTCAATAGAAGATGGTAAAGATCCATATAATGTAGCTCAAAATAAATTGTATGCTTTTGATGAAGAAATTGAACTTGAAGCTCTTGGAAATTATAGTTGCTTAACAGGTTATGCGGTTAAAACTAAGATCTGGTATCTAGGTTTGCTTAATAATGCAACAGTATATATTAATGCTGATACTCATACTTGGGAGTGTGGAACTGGAAAATATACCATGAAGCTTACAGTGAGTTTAAGTAACAAAATGGATTTACAGGAGGTTGATAGCTAA
- a CDS encoding phage tail tube protein gives MSNFLNYSDTLSGTEAKGFITVNGRNEELFYAKKLESTAEKTKKTGKTLGSRVEQNKATGWKGTGTLTVYYVTSLFREMMINYIKTGKDVYFDLTVTNEDKSSTIGKQTVVLKKCNFDKVSMAMFNVDDEVLEEEMAFTFEDVDLLDKFGKPVVS, from the coding sequence ATGAGTAATTTTTTAAATTATAGTGATACTTTAAGTGGGACAGAAGCAAAGGGATTTATAACTGTGAATGGCAGAAATGAAGAATTATTTTATGCTAAAAAGTTAGAATCAACTGCAGAAAAAACTAAAAAGACAGGAAAGACTTTAGGCAGCAGAGTTGAGCAAAATAAGGCAACAGGCTGGAAAGGCACAGGAACTTTAACTGTTTATTATGTGACATCATTATTTAGAGAAATGATGATTAACTATATTAAGACTGGTAAGGATGTATATTTTGATTTAACAGTTACAAATGAAGATAAATCTTCAACAATTGGAAAACAAACCGTTGTATTAAAGAAATGCAATTTTGATAAGGTGAGTATGGCAATGTTTAATGTGGACGATGAAGTGCTAGAAGAAGAAATGGCCTTCACTTTTGAAGATGTTGATTTATTAGATAAGTTTGGAAAGCCTGTTGTTTCATAA
- a CDS encoding baseplate J/gp47 family protein has product MYENNTEEALRTQMLNAIDSGISKSEGYFVYDAIAPAAKRLAECYSTLDTILKLVFGEPAPEIPAKDYDKFIDEDAARHGLERKQGFYSVGKVTFIGLEGSMIYENSIVQTVEGLKYKVISQGKITDGKCTLEIKAMELGAKYNVPSNSIVQIPIKINGITSVSNLDPTTSGTDTETSEELLKRIITKEREESSSGNIYDYEKWAMEVSGVEYAKVKALWNGNGTVKVIVAGENGAQLDDTIIQKVKAHIDPQDGLGSGKAPIGATVTVVSVMPIEIKVKISGLVIEDKYNLDDVKLNIKKSLEDYLKKVPAGGTVKINAVEAVIVMTEGVNDITSIRINDDTKNITTLDENKAALGGIDYE; this is encoded by the coding sequence ATGTATGAAAATAATACTGAAGAAGCTTTGAGAACACAAATGCTTAATGCTATTGATTCTGGAATATCTAAAAGCGAAGGATATTTTGTATACGATGCTATAGCACCAGCAGCAAAGAGGTTAGCTGAATGTTATTCCACATTAGATACAATTTTGAAATTAGTATTTGGAGAGCCAGCACCAGAAATACCAGCTAAGGATTACGATAAATTTATAGATGAAGATGCGGCAAGGCATGGTTTAGAACGTAAGCAAGGATTTTATTCTGTAGGCAAAGTGACTTTTATAGGTTTAGAAGGTTCAATGATTTATGAAAATAGTATTGTTCAAACGGTTGAAGGCTTGAAATATAAGGTTATTTCTCAAGGAAAAATTACTGATGGAAAATGTACTCTAGAGATTAAGGCAATGGAATTAGGAGCTAAGTATAATGTACCATCAAATTCTATAGTTCAAATTCCTATTAAAATAAATGGTATAACAAGCGTTAGTAATTTGGACCCAACTACTAGTGGAACTGATACTGAAACTAGTGAAGAATTGTTGAAAAGAATTATAACAAAGGAAAGAGAAGAAAGCAGCAGTGGAAATATTTATGACTATGAAAAATGGGCAATGGAAGTTTCAGGCGTTGAATATGCTAAGGTAAAAGCACTATGGAATGGAAATGGAACTGTGAAAGTAATAGTTGCTGGGGAAAATGGTGCTCAATTAGATGATACTATAATTCAAAAAGTAAAGGCTCATATTGATCCACAAGATGGACTTGGAAGTGGTAAAGCTCCTATAGGTGCTACTGTAACAGTTGTTTCTGTTATGCCTATAGAGATAAAAGTTAAGATTTCAGGCCTTGTTATAGAAGATAAATACAACTTAGATGATGTGAAGCTTAATATTAAAAAGTCTCTTGAAGATTATTTGAAAAAGGTACCAGCAGGGGGAACAGTAAAGATAAATGCTGTGGAAGCTGTAATAGTAATGACAGAAGGAGTAAATGACATAACGTCAATTAGGATAAATGATGATACTAAAAATATAACTACTTTAGATGAGAATAAGGCAGCTTTGGGAGGCATTGATTATGAGTAA
- a CDS encoding DUF2634 domain-containing protein, with protein MNSVLPKANLNLSTVIASFSDKQKEVTMPKEYAWDFDKNDFKLKDGKFQIVEGIEALKIWVWKALKTSRATYPIYSSTYGQEIEKLVGNGLSKSLIESEAKRLTLECLKENEHILSIKNFKVSKEKDLLNISFTAVTDCGEVIIDV; from the coding sequence ATGAACAGTGTATTACCAAAAGCAAATTTGAATTTATCAACTGTAATTGCTTCCTTTTCAGATAAGCAAAAAGAAGTAACAATGCCCAAAGAATATGCTTGGGATTTTGATAAAAATGATTTTAAGCTTAAGGATGGAAAATTTCAAATTGTAGAAGGAATAGAAGCTTTAAAGATTTGGGTATGGAAAGCATTAAAAACAAGTAGAGCAACCTATCCAATTTATAGCAGCACTTATGGACAAGAAATTGAAAAGCTAGTAGGCAATGGGCTAAGTAAAAGCCTTATTGAAAGTGAAGCAAAGAGGTTGACTTTAGAATGCTTAAAGGAAAATGAGCATATTTTGAGCATCAAAAATTTTAAAGTAAGTAAAGAAAAGGATTTATTAAATATTTCATTTACAGCAGTAACTGATTGTGGGGAGGTGATAATTGATGTATGA
- a CDS encoding phage tail assembly chaperone, whose product MSNNFEEFLMESFEETRETEREVTLGGKKKLMKFKPISADLGDKLRKKNRKVKLVKGQRIIETDQDNYISDLIIETTTCPDLKNSKLQASWGVMGAVELLDAMKAKMKDGEFSEWSTIVSEVNGYDKSTSELVEEAKN is encoded by the coding sequence ATGAGTAACAATTTTGAAGAATTTTTAATGGAAAGCTTTGAAGAAACAAGAGAAACAGAAAGAGAAGTGACTTTAGGAGGCAAGAAAAAATTAATGAAATTTAAACCTATATCAGCTGATTTAGGAGATAAATTAAGAAAGAAGAATAGAAAAGTTAAACTTGTGAAAGGCCAAAGAATAATTGAAACAGATCAAGATAATTATATTTCAGATTTAATAATTGAAACTACAACTTGCCCTGATTTAAAGAATTCAAAATTACAAGCTTCATGGGGAGTTATGGGAGCAGTGGAACTTTTGGATGCAATGAAAGCGAAAATGAAGGATGGAGAATTCTCAGAATGGTCAACCATAGTAAGTGAAGTAAATGGCTATGATAAGAGCACAAGTGAATTAGTTGAAGAAGCAAAAAACTAA
- a CDS encoding phage tail sheath family protein produces MAGGTWIKQNKVRAGAYINFKGKYDETVASERGIVGLPIVLPFGPEKEIIEIDNNTDLFEILGIQEEDACLLMLREALKKANKVLLYRINGGVKAACTSGDFVITSKFSGTVGNDIRVVIQSNIDDAGYFDVITFLGDIKVEAQKVKTSADLVSNSFVDFSGKGDLTVSAGLKLAGGENKAATGEDYADFLKELELHEFNVLAMPVSDPAIKAVTKEFVRRLREEDGRKIQAVLPDYKEADYEGIISVKNGVYIKNNVHVSNIEATSYVAALTASAGYAASNTYAEYEGAINVDCKYSDREIITAIQDGEIVFIKNGEKILVEQDINTLKTFSDGKKSEFRKNRVIRVLDGINNRIKTRWEEVYIGKTSNNEDGRNLFKKDVLKILETLESEGALENVTIDDIDVAIGASKDSVLVKVNAQPVDAMEKIYMTVYV; encoded by the coding sequence ATGGCTGGAGGAACATGGATAAAACAAAATAAAGTAAGAGCAGGAGCTTATATAAATTTTAAGGGTAAATATGATGAAACAGTTGCTAGTGAAAGAGGTATTGTTGGATTACCAATAGTATTACCTTTTGGACCTGAAAAGGAAATTATTGAAATAGATAACAACACAGATTTATTTGAAATTTTAGGAATTCAAGAAGAGGATGCTTGTCTTTTAATGCTTAGAGAAGCCTTAAAGAAAGCAAATAAAGTGTTACTTTATAGAATTAATGGAGGCGTTAAAGCAGCTTGCACATCAGGAGACTTTGTTATTACCTCTAAATTTAGTGGGACTGTAGGAAACGATATTAGAGTTGTAATTCAAAGTAATATTGATGATGCAGGATATTTTGATGTAATTACATTTTTAGGTGATATAAAGGTAGAAGCTCAAAAAGTGAAAACTTCAGCAGACCTTGTTTCAAATAGTTTTGTCGATTTTTCTGGAAAAGGAGATCTTACTGTATCAGCCGGACTTAAGCTTGCAGGAGGAGAAAATAAGGCAGCTACAGGAGAAGATTATGCAGACTTCTTAAAAGAATTGGAATTGCATGAATTCAATGTTCTTGCTATGCCGGTTAGTGATCCTGCTATAAAAGCAGTTACTAAAGAGTTTGTAAGAAGATTAAGAGAAGAAGATGGCAGAAAGATACAAGCTGTGTTACCAGATTATAAGGAAGCAGATTATGAAGGAATAATATCAGTTAAAAATGGTGTTTACATTAAAAATAATGTTCATGTATCAAATATAGAAGCTACTTCATATGTAGCAGCTTTAACTGCAAGTGCTGGATATGCAGCTTCAAATACTTATGCTGAATATGAAGGTGCAATTAATGTTGATTGTAAATATTCAGACAGAGAAATAATTACTGCTATTCAAGATGGGGAAATAGTTTTTATTAAAAATGGTGAAAAGATTTTAGTTGAACAAGATATTAATACCTTAAAAACCTTTAGTGATGGTAAAAAGTCTGAGTTTAGAAAGAATAGAGTGATTCGAGTTTTAGATGGAATTAATAACAGGATTAAAACAAGATGGGAAGAGGTTTATATTGGTAAGACAAGCAATAATGAAGATGGAAGAAATCTATTTAAAAAAGATGTACTTAAAATTCTAGAAACCTTAGAAAGTGAAGGTGCATTGGAAAATGTAACAATAGATGATATCGATGTAGCAATAGGAGCATCAAAAGATTCGGTTTTAGTTAAGGTTAATGCACAACCAGTTGATGCTATGGAAAAAATTTATATGACAGTATATGTGTAA
- a CDS encoding phage tail protein — translation MSENFYTILTATGKAKLANSAVLGSKVNFKTLKVGDGNGAYYEPTESQTSLVREVWSGNVSSISVDENNPNWIVAETLIPATIGGFFIREAGIFDEDGDLIAISKLSETYKPVVSEGSIKDLCIKIVLEVSNVASVTLKIDPTVIVATRKDIDVLQAKMDASNAETSEEIKELDSKLSEQISELANEISNKNVITPAVGYGMNNVIKNVGETSVSPKFTIQGKTVVNLLGKDGNCEDLSKWYSSGVTRVLDVSNKVFGNNGIKIIENSANSNCAISLDVTPFIDKTKYYCLSGYLKNGNIDSNFYIQISDNVSYAINSVDVTDSTKFNRVFLKYDASKIAPTSTNRYAYVGVRGTTVGQYGYLDGIMLEEITKEQYSDPNFQPSPYVDSYTCLQNPYIEVRHDNLVRNGNGEEGTAWWLPINSGATLSLLNSKLTLTTTSTYLWVRQPINVKPNTDYYLAGNVSGNVNLVIAKGDLTGNILINNGTFNSGNNSVINVVINNNNIGTGTADSIMLVEGTTAPISYKSCRIERCVVEGKFADGDSLVLENGEVTGQINWKHKSLIGKDYDWELQGDYTGYKCLDIRTPIASDRINKGINTNYSDYVITKYNGAIIRNINASACIDSGWIGLGDQIGVCVADSESGWTESINPNNDEVKAFMNGWKAIWNNGTRYIAWASIIDNSLPSVMSQSTTTATGTSTTSLPVADGTKFSVGAICVFHPSGYYQVVNVSSISGNNLTVSNPVSFNNGAVVGSISDNGTTNVSVLTYCKNNVAPNYEGYQLHYKLATPEPLTDVNANIHGDIPKLDVGDNYLLLDSGSVLNEVANPQSHNASDYQYKINSNYYDGKTASYLKNKTEIINGIFRNGLWDSMKWLIKSQYEYSAYGNCGAYITATNFDTNATYTVDYKILSTIAPQIGSFIFNYEQNIVSAINNLEDQIDNRQAHDSILDTLVDLSIYEKKVNCSLFNRASKCSNLPIIEYIVQFTPKKTVPIISLLNIGTSYCDGTSGYVIPLSDVKFTVYILDKSTIKVTSAYTGNNTTIQNNLYNYGGWIVFDITADCRGRI, via the coding sequence ATGTCAGAAAATTTTTATACAATATTAACTGCAACTGGAAAAGCAAAATTAGCAAATTCAGCAGTTCTAGGCAGCAAAGTTAATTTTAAAACCTTAAAAGTAGGAGATGGAAATGGAGCTTACTATGAACCAACAGAAAGCCAGACATCTTTAGTAAGAGAGGTATGGTCAGGAAATGTAAGCTCAATTTCCGTAGATGAAAATAATCCAAATTGGATAGTAGCAGAGACACTGATACCAGCAACTATTGGAGGATTCTTCATTAGGGAAGCTGGTATTTTTGATGAGGATGGCGATTTGATTGCCATAAGTAAACTATCAGAAACCTATAAACCAGTAGTTTCTGAAGGAAGCATAAAGGATTTATGCATTAAGATCGTATTAGAAGTTAGCAACGTTGCAAGTGTTACCTTAAAGATTGATCCTACAGTGATTGTAGCGACTAGAAAGGATATTGATGTACTTCAAGCTAAAATGGATGCATCAAATGCTGAAACATCAGAAGAAATAAAGGAATTAGATAGCAAGCTTTCTGAACAGATATCAGAATTGGCCAATGAAATTTCCAATAAAAATGTAATAACTCCAGCTGTAGGTTATGGAATGAATAATGTAATTAAGAATGTAGGGGAAACAAGTGTGTCACCTAAGTTTACTATACAAGGGAAGACTGTTGTTAATTTACTTGGGAAAGATGGGAATTGTGAGGACTTAAGTAAATGGTATTCTAGTGGCGTAACAAGAGTATTAGATGTATCAAATAAAGTATTTGGCAATAATGGTATAAAAATAATTGAGAATTCGGCTAATAGTAATTGTGCCATAAGTTTAGATGTAACACCTTTTATAGATAAAACAAAATATTATTGCTTAAGTGGTTACTTAAAAAATGGAAATATTGATAGTAATTTTTATATACAAATATCTGATAATGTATCTTATGCAATAAATTCAGTTGATGTTACTGATTCAACTAAGTTTAATAGGGTATTTCTTAAATATGATGCTAGCAAGATAGCACCTACAAGTACCAACAGATATGCATATGTAGGTGTAAGAGGAACAACTGTAGGGCAATATGGATACTTGGATGGAATAATGCTAGAAGAGATAACAAAAGAACAGTATAGTGACCCTAACTTCCAGCCAAGTCCATATGTAGATTCTTATACATGTCTTCAAAATCCATATATAGAAGTAAGACATGATAACTTGGTTAGAAATGGTAATGGCGAAGAAGGAACTGCTTGGTGGCTGCCAATTAATTCTGGTGCAACATTAAGCCTATTAAATAGTAAATTAACATTAACAACAACGTCTACGTATTTATGGGTTAGGCAACCAATTAATGTAAAACCTAACACGGACTATTATTTAGCTGGGAATGTAAGTGGTAATGTTAATCTTGTAATTGCTAAAGGAGACTTAACAGGAAATATATTGATAAATAATGGAACGTTTAACTCTGGAAATAACTCTGTTATAAACGTTGTTATTAACAATAATAACATTGGTACAGGAACAGCTGATTCTATCATGCTAGTAGAAGGAACTACAGCGCCAATATCATATAAATCATGTAGAATAGAAAGATGTGTTGTAGAAGGAAAATTTGCTGATGGAGATTCTTTAGTATTAGAGAATGGAGAAGTAACTGGACAAATAAATTGGAAACATAAATCTTTAATAGGAAAGGACTATGACTGGGAATTGCAAGGAGATTATACTGGATACAAGTGTTTAGATATTAGAACTCCAATTGCATCTGATAGAATAAATAAAGGGATAAATACTAACTATTCAGATTATGTTATAACTAAGTACAATGGGGCTATTATTAGAAATATTAATGCAAGTGCGTGTATAGACTCTGGTTGGATAGGTTTAGGAGATCAAATAGGTGTGTGTGTAGCTGATTCAGAAAGTGGATGGACAGAAAGTATAAATCCAAACAATGATGAAGTAAAAGCATTTATGAATGGATGGAAAGCTATATGGAATAATGGAACTAGATATATTGCGTGGGCAAGTATAATAGATAACTCTTTACCAAGTGTTATGAGTCAAAGTACAACTACTGCAACAGGAACAAGCACAACATCGCTACCCGTTGCAGATGGAACTAAATTTTCTGTTGGTGCTATTTGTGTATTTCATCCAAGTGGGTATTATCAAGTCGTTAATGTCAGTAGTATATCGGGAAACAACCTAACTGTATCTAATCCAGTTTCATTTAATAATGGAGCAGTAGTAGGAAGCATTTCTGACAATGGAACAACCAATGTATCAGTATTAACCTACTGTAAGAACAATGTAGCACCTAACTACGAAGGATATCAGCTACACTATAAATTAGCTACTCCAGAACCACTTACTGATGTTAATGCTAATATTCATGGGGATATTCCTAAATTAGATGTAGGAGATAATTATTTATTATTAGATAGTGGAAGCGTATTAAATGAAGTCGCAAATCCACAATCTCACAATGCTTCAGATTATCAATATAAGATAAACTCTAATTATTATGATGGCAAAACAGCATCATATTTAAAAAATAAAACTGAAATTATAAATGGCATATTTAGAAATGGTTTATGGGATTCAATGAAATGGTTGATAAAGTCTCAATATGAGTATTCAGCATATGGAAATTGCGGAGCATATATAACAGCTACTAACTTTGACACCAACGCAACCTATACTGTAGATTATAAAATTTTATCAACTATAGCACCTCAAATAGGATCTTTTATATTCAATTATGAACAAAATATAGTATCGGCTATTAATAATTTAGAAGACCAAATAGATAATCGACAAGCACATGATAGTATTTTAGATACTCTGGTGGATTTAAGTATATACGAAAAAAAGGTAAATTGTTCGCTTTTTAATAGAGCTTCAAAATGTAGCAATTTACCTATAATAGAGTATATAGTTCAGTTTACACCTAAAAAAACCGTGCCAATAATTTCTTTATTGAATATAGGTACTAGCTACTGTGATGGAACCAGTGGATATGTTATACCCCTTTCTGATGTTAAATTTACTGTTTATATACTTGATAAAAGTACTATAAAAGTTACTAGTGCTTATACTGGAAATAATACAACAATACAAAATAATCTTTATAATTATGGTGGATGGATAGTATTTGATATAACCGCAGATTGTAGAGGAAGAATATAA
- a CDS encoding LysM peptidoglycan-binding domain-containing protein: protein MYKMYLEINGDEEGFLLPVLPEKIQIDEGGDNKSYNIVNLGEVNVINLPKLTKISFDSYFPLNRGPYVSSEKLYAPSVYIKKIQEWRKKCCKVRFIFTGSTLDSVFNTSTEINNLFSIENFKYEEHGGEVGDIYYTLELKKYKNYAPKKIDIKKDVTAVTATVSQAATRESNPPQPKTYTVIEGDTLWHIAKRFLGDGNRYGEIAALNNISNPDIIYVGQVLNLP from the coding sequence GTGTATAAAATGTATTTAGAAATTAACGGCGATGAGGAAGGCTTTTTACTCCCTGTACTTCCAGAGAAAATTCAAATTGATGAAGGTGGAGATAATAAGAGTTATAACATAGTGAATCTAGGGGAAGTAAATGTAATAAACTTACCTAAACTTACTAAGATTTCTTTTGATAGCTATTTTCCTTTGAATAGAGGTCCCTATGTGAGTTCTGAAAAATTATATGCTCCAAGTGTATATATAAAAAAAATACAAGAATGGCGAAAAAAATGCTGTAAAGTACGATTTATATTTACAGGTAGTACCTTAGATTCAGTATTTAATACTTCTACAGAGATAAATAATCTTTTCTCCATAGAAAATTTTAAATATGAGGAACATGGAGGAGAAGTTGGTGACATCTATTACACTTTAGAATTAAAAAAATATAAGAATTATGCACCTAAAAAAATTGATATCAAGAAAGATGTGACTGCAGTAACAGCAACTGTTTCTCAAGCTGCCACTAGAGAAAGCAATCCTCCTCAGCCAAAAACTTACACTGTAATTGAAGGTGATACTCTCTGGCATATAGCTAAAAGGTTTTTAGGTGATGGAAATAGATATGGAGAAATAGCAGCTTTAAATAATATTTCAAATCCAGATATAATTTATGTTGGACAGGTATTAAACCTTCCATAA
- a CDS encoding phage tail terminator family protein: protein MVAIKNIIKNNFQESNVYSEGKEESFNKPYFFIKISNSSEAKELNRRYKRNIAFEISYVSDKDNINEEYLNKADELYELLEIVEKGERKFRALNMNHEVKDGVLYFKFQLEVSLIKNTEENSMKQLEVDVLGK from the coding sequence TTGGTAGCAATTAAAAATATTATCAAAAACAATTTTCAAGAAAGTAATGTATATAGTGAAGGCAAGGAAGAAAGCTTTAATAAGCCTTATTTTTTTATTAAAATATCAAATTCAAGTGAAGCTAAAGAGCTTAATAGAAGATACAAAAGAAATATAGCTTTTGAAATTAGCTATGTAAGTGATAAGGACAATATCAATGAAGAATATTTAAACAAGGCTGACGAACTATATGAACTTCTAGAAATCGTAGAAAAGGGAGAAAGAAAATTTAGAGCACTTAATATGAATCATGAGGTAAAAGATGGGGTATTATATTTCAAATTTCAATTAGAAGTCAGTTTAATAAAGAATACTGAAGAAAATAGTATGAAGCAATTGGAGGTAGATGTACTTGGAAAATAA
- a CDS encoding DUF2577 domain-containing protein — protein MDPYVKMLNLMKTKGAESNSPTINIGKIIAPPPEIIIQTNDLQLYKDDILISESLVDYKQEISISSAASGGVSCGGQLQNISIEKQEMQFHKILKVGDEVAVLPTADNQTWVVLCKVVRL, from the coding sequence ATGGACCCTTATGTAAAAATGCTTAATTTAATGAAAACTAAAGGTGCAGAAAGTAATTCACCAACCATTAATATAGGTAAAATTATAGCTCCTCCACCTGAAATAATAATTCAAACTAATGATTTGCAGCTCTATAAGGATGATATTTTAATATCAGAAAGCTTAGTAGATTATAAGCAGGAAATAAGTATAAGCAGTGCAGCAAGTGGAGGAGTTTCCTGTGGAGGGCAGCTTCAAAATATTAGTATAGAGAAGCAAGAAATGCAATTTCATAAAATATTAAAAGTAGGAGATGAAGTTGCAGTGCTTCCTACAGCAGATAATCAAACCTGGGTAGTTCTTTGTAAGGTGGTGAGATTATAA
- a CDS encoding putative phage tail protein encodes MSKNAEMLKSYVPYEIQNSNVFNEIFNSYGQVFDKLGIELSDLLLQILPQTAAEWGLNLWEKRIGIQTNTSKTIEERRARILAKLRNKGTTTVEVIKQICRSFASEVEVIQHNSDYYFEINLLSSTGFPYELESMYDNIDIVKPAHLGTKYKLTSLSKAETYYRLAATTGEVIVVYPWIARTINANTKLEVGISQNKSSESMTIYPRKGRK; translated from the coding sequence ATGAGTAAAAATGCAGAAATGTTAAAAAGCTATGTTCCTTATGAAATACAAAACAGTAATGTTTTTAATGAAATATTTAATTCTTATGGACAAGTGTTTGATAAATTAGGTATAGAGCTTTCAGATTTACTTTTGCAAATATTACCTCAAACTGCAGCAGAATGGGGCTTAAACCTTTGGGAAAAAAGAATTGGAATACAAACCAATACTTCTAAAACTATTGAGGAAAGAAGAGCAAGAATTTTAGCCAAACTTAGAAATAAGGGAACAACTACAGTTGAAGTAATAAAGCAAATCTGTAGAAGCTTTGCTTCAGAAGTTGAAGTGATTCAACATAACTCAGATTATTATTTTGAAATAAATTTATTGAGCAGTACAGGATTTCCTTATGAACTAGAAAGTATGTATGACAATATAGATATTGTAAAACCAGCGCATCTAGGAACAAAATACAAATTAACATCACTTTCCAAAGCAGAAACTTATTATAGATTGGCAGCGACAACAGGAGAAGTTATAGTAGTTTATCCCTGGATTGCAAGAACAATAAATGCAAATACGAAATTAGAAGTTGGAATAAGTCAAAATAAATCTTCAGAAAGTATGACAATATATCCAAGAAAGGGGAGAAAATAA